The genomic region CCTGCTATACGCTACCCGTTTTATTGTTGCAATACTAACAAAAAAGACACTGCGACAAATTAAGGGATGACCCTTCCCTCCTCTCCCCCTTAATGTACTTATGCATGCAATTTGAATACCTGTGTTCGAAAAAATACATTGTCCTCTTCACCTGTTCATTGCTGAAAAAGAATTTGGTGACAGGTATCCGAGGAATCAAAACGTTAGTATTAAATTTTGATTCCTGGAGTCCCAATATATATTTGCcatcatttaaaacgttttcttACACATTTATAAAACCGTGTGAactttattacaaaaatacattcTGATTGCATCAATACATGTTTTCTAAGAATATGGATGTTTATTGATCTATATgtcaacataatttaaaaaaaataatttcaaaactaaCTGGATGTAAATCAAGGCCACGGAAGCGTTTGTTGCAATAGATTGGTTAAAGCTTTTACATACAATTTCTCTACTCACAAAATCACATGCTTATGTATAAATACCTGTAACAATATCAATTCGAAATAGAAGACGattaaacacatacaaatacaaacagttGGCGAACTCATACTAAATTTTCTTAACCGAATACAAGCGAAAAATTATTAGTTTGGTAATACTCAAGGTTGACAATGTAGTTGTAAAGTGAAGCAAGTCTTGTTTAGAGGCTACTTTCATTTGTTTGTCATTAAGAttactatataataataataataacatagcaaaattattaaacagaAGAAAAGGGAGATAAAACACACTTACGAACGAAATAGTTTTGGTGGTAGTTAACGGGAAGATCAAGCattaacatgaaacaaaaatataaagcatttttgtgataaaatttCAGTCGTACATCGTCCATAGTGAAGTTTTTTATTGGTTCACTGAACATTACCTGATGATTCTTTGAAATATAGTTACACTTAAGTAAGTCACGCGGCTCTTGAGCTCCACATTTGTCAATGGACAGTCTCAATCGATCTGTTAGTAGACTAACTACGAACTTTGAAGCATgcagtcattttaattaaatcttgAAATGGTAAAATTTATTTCTGCCTCCACATGTGTAACAaaggttgaaaaatattttctaggTGGGattggtttttatttcaacataatttaaacataaactagcTTAAAATGTTCCAAGGCCAAAACAAAATGTGGTAATAGTTTGGCTATAGCATGAGCATACACTTTCTCTTTTCCAAAATGCACATACCAATGTATGTTTACGTTACAACTACAATGGTAATCATTAGAATAACCAGTCAGCTTTGATCTATTCATTTACGCTTGTATTCGATTTATAACATTGTTACGAAAATTCAGTATTTATTCGCCCtatgtttgtattttagtgTTTGTTGAAGCAGATATAAAGGTGGCTTATAATAGAATAcagtaaataatacaaattcaTTATACAACTACCATTTCAAAAGACTTATATAAcactatttaatatacatatttgagATGAAGAGatattcaaaattgttaaaattatcagtatctttaaaaaattaaacCTGCTGTTTAAATGAATCAAGGCCTGCCGAACCatacacaacgctacaagacaacaagcAGTACACAACAATCAAGGTAGCATCCTTGTTAGGACAATCGCCTTGACACGATCAGTGTAACCCACCGGGGGGGGGGATAAACCAATTTATGAGCGCTGTAGCTCACACAAGTCCTCACATTTACCAACAAAGCAAAAAGAAAGCATTACAACTAGATTGCCTCCTTTGTACggtcaataaaataaaataagacttCAATGTAGCATAAACTGATTTATGAGCgctcaacctcacacttgctAGAACATTTTTCCCTACTTGCCAAAACATTTTTCCCTACTTGCCCAAACATTTTTCCATAGTATacgtgaaaaaaacaacatgaaagttTGATCGAGGCCAGAACCAACTTAAAGGCAATACAGAACAGCACAAAAACATCATATCAATTAATATACTGACTAATAGCATCAACGTTAAggcaaaatattataaaacaaaaccatcatattaagaaataaattagcTTCAAGTACACGACGATCAGATACAGACAGCACCagtaaattaatgaatttcGTTAGGCCAACAGGGATTAAACTTACAACGTAGGATGCAAATATACAAAGCTGACTTTAAAAACGAGGGAAAACGAACAAATCGCTAGAAACCCATATAACCCCCGTGGTAAAAGTcgttttctttcattattttgatgacGAACATTATGACTTTTATGATGACGTTGTATATATCGCCTGTTGTTGGAAGCTTACGGGATAAGCCAAGTTACCTTAGACTTAACCGTGATCTTGTTTAAAGTCACACGGATCAAGGTTAAACAGTCACAAGATAAGATACATAACAgtacaagaaaaaaacataataccactatcaaactatatttttataagtataaCAGCTGAACGTTGCAGTCGATctttgcaatgtttttttttcatcataatTGTACGTTCATTCAAAGATATCTGATAATGGTACCGTCGCATAATTAAGACTTAGTGTTAGCTCGAGAATGAAACCCCAATTCAAGTTATATCTAAGAATGGAAGAAAGTGTGCTAAATGTAGATGAAATTATCTTAATCAGATGCTAATGTTAGAATTAGATCTCGGATGTGGACTGAGTACTCCTAAAGATCGCTGTGACAGAATGTATTCTTTCTTTCAGCATCTGCTTCGTTCTACCATTACCAAGGAAAgcgataaaaatgtaaatacctTGACCAGCATTTAGTACAGTAAACAAGTAGGAAAATGTCACAATTCCTGTAAAGCCGTAAAGAAGCCCGAATGTCCAACCCATTCCTGTTATTGTCGACAGTTtgataaatatcttcagatgatTTCGTTCAGTTTTAACGTTACTCTGAACGGTCGGAACACGCTTTATTTTGACAATAACGACGAGGAACATGACAAAGTTAGATAGGATAATAATGCCAACGGGTATAAGGAACGTGTACAGCTGAAGGTCAACGTGGTCAATGTAGCAAATATGTGTGCCATATCCAAATTCTCCATAGTACTTGTGAGAAACCATAATGTTTACCAGAACCAGTATTACAGATATTAAACATGCGTACAAGTGATAAATGAGCAACGTCTTCCATTGCGAAACCGTGGAGGGCATAGATTGAATTCTAACGAAAACCCGGAGCATatgaaatgtacatatattcatCCAAAGACCAACGACTAGCCAAAGAAAGTGAAGTAAAATCCCCATCATTTTGCAAGACAGCGAATTCCGTTGAAAGTCGGGATAACTAATAATTAAAGCAACTTGGGCTAACAAAAGAATAGCCGctaatgaaataacattttttccaGGGATATTCTCTCTAAGCTTTGGTATTACAGCATATGTAAGTAAGAGAACCAGGAGACAACATATGGAAACAGTTGTGAGGCTTAAGGACAATATTTCTTCTATTATTGTATCCCGTTTATTTTGTATTCCTCCTGGCATCCTGTAAGAACTATGGTTAGAAAGTGTTACTTTTATTTCTAAGACCCCTTGATTGTGTCTTTTTCCTGACGTTGTTTCAAAACTATTGTTGGAAGTTGTTTTTCCATAATTGAATCCCGTTGATTTTGTCTTTCTCCTGCCTTTGTTTCAGAACTTGTGTTAGAATGGATTTCTTCTATCATTGAGTCCCCGTGATTGTTACTTCCCCCTGGCGTTGTTTTGGAACTATAATTAGAACGTTTTCGTTCTATCATTGATTGTCcttgagtttgtttttttcctggCGGTATTTCAGAACTATTGTTAGAAAGTATATCTTCTATACTTGAATTTTGATGATTCTGCTCTCTTGTTTCAGAACTCTTCTTAAACAGTACAACATCGCTCACTGTTGAATTATTCGGCTGTATGCACTGTTCGTTTCCTATCAGTCCTGTTTTTGAGCAAATCACCTGAAGAAAAAACTGAATTTACACTGCTATAAAATGTCAATATCTGTACTACCATTTTTTCGacaaattatattcatatatattggcACTATCAACAATCCTTACAAAAGCATATAAAAGTATATTCCTTTAATAATCACCTAATAAATAGAATGAAATTATATTCGTACATGAAAATACAAACTGGTTCTCTATGCTTTTCTTAAAgatacaatttgaaatataaatagcaCTATATACCGTTTTAcgatgtatatatttttcatttctaagGTCGTATTCATGATACTTACATGTAAACTCTGTTCGCTCTTGTTTTCGGCTGTTTTTAGTTCTTCTTTCGCGGATACCAGCCCCGCTCCTTTTTGTGGTACTGTAGTTTGAAACAATTGCGAATAATTATCTTCATCTAATTCAGGGCTTGTCTTTTTTATTGGAATTGTTGATCCAGAAAAATGAAGTTTTACATAACGAAATTCGTCTTGAGGATGAAATAAAGAGCCTAAGTGTTTCACATATGACGGTGTCGGACGGTAGGTTGTATATACGGCTAATGTATCACTTCTGTTTCCAATACGTGGCAaggtttcatttttaaatttggtgTCTGCAAAGACTAAGccaaacagaaaaaatgcaattaGAAACATAACGAACACGTAATCCTGAACAGTTTGgtgaacatataaataaaaagagCGCGGTGATATAACTAGTGTTACAACATATaccattgaaaaacaaaaacgtaaATTGACCAATACCatcaaattatatcattatgcCGTCGTTATTTGTTTGGTTTTTACTAgaaacaatgacaaataaagGAAAATTCTCTGCTGCTTAATACTTATTACAATGCTATATAGTAATTATCGGTTGTTAGAAATGCCAAACGGTCCCGAACGCAACGTGACATTTTGAAATGACTTACCTAAGCCTGATCTGAATTTATTGCTTGCTATGCATAACTAATTGTTTGGTACTTTGCTTGTTGTACATGGATGGGATATAGTTTTGCTTCAAAGGGCATACTCGGCTCttaatagtttatttgtttataattacaGTATACACGGTATTTATGGTATGTGTGTCAAGACctgtgtattgttgtttttcgaGTGTTTGCAATAATATGTGCCAAACACTACTATTTCGCACTAGGAGTTAAACAGTAACCCGGGTATATGCGAGCCGGAATCGTTTAGGCTATTGTACCCAGGTACAATATTAGAACCCCGTACCTGACCAATACAGCAATAGGGCATGTAAGTCACGTCATGTGACCTCCGAGAATTAACGAGAGTTTGCACTTCCGGGTACAAACAAACTACGATATGGCGCTGTCAATTTTGTACTGGTCGAGATACGTCGACGGCCATGTGAAGCTTACACGAAAAAGTGAAGCAGCGGTAGAAAGCGGGAGAGTATTACGATTTTCCATCGATGAACTGAGAGTGATACAGGCAAATGTTCAAGCAACCATGAGAGATACGTCGTATTCTGTCCAGgtaaacaaacatcattttgtgtattacacattactgtacagtaaaaaaaaaaacgattcaTTCCGATTCATAGTGCCTGCTGCCTTGGTTAATATCCAGGAACTGTTACTTTCAAACGAAAATGTGTGGAGAACtacgttttaaataataacaagtaTTTATTGATGACTATAATGATGTATTACATATCTTCTCTTCTGTCCATCTTAGGGTTGAAAACGTTGAGTTTGAGGGTGAAGTACACCTGtccattcatgtatatatatgattacccttatgcatctataaaatattgtgtatttatcaaatatttactttttttacaacaGCAAAGAACCAAGTTGACAAAAAAATCTTTGGTCTGGTAAAAGCTTGAGGTCTGTATCGATGTCTGTTGAAAATGTTCTTATCCAGGGCTCTTAAGAGGACTGTCACAGCAGACGACAGATCATTTCTATATAACTGCCTAGGGCAGTTAGGGCGTTTCACAGTTTGCGAAATTGTTGGagttaaatgttgatttttgttaCTGTTGTACAGTTGGGATTGAATAATATGTCTGTTCATTGACgttgtcattttcattatttaccATAATTTGATCATCATTTGTTTCTTctgataaaaaatgttctgcattcaaaatatttggtctaaactttgataaaattttctgaaattgcaaatgacaaaataataatgtttagtataataattaaattaatattgataaacaaggatcttgtaaaataatgatataaacctaTTCACACGATTGTGCATTGTATGcatgttatttatgtaatagttaactTTTGCAATTTTcctttaattaatgaaatttattatttactatcTACTTGTAGCTTTACACTGGATTCTGTTGGAGGAACCCAAGCCGCCACAACTTCCATTACCAGTGATTGAAGATGTGTTAGTCAGCGAAGGATACTTTTCATCAGAAGATCCACGCACATATTTTAGGCGGTCACTTGTTCTGTCCCAGGAGAAGATCACCCAGATAGCCTTCATGACAACCGGGCAGAGGGAAAACTCCCTTTGGGCAACCGCCAGAAAGCTGCGATTCACTGCCTCCAACTTTGGACAAATAATTGCTGCTTCCAAACGCAATCGGTAAAGCTATGGATGATAAACTAAGCAATAGGTCTCTTGTAAAACTAtctttattactatttttcccTTTTATCCAAGCATTATGATAGCAATATACTTTGTATTCAGTTATATACAACTGTTAATAACATGTGTGATGTCACTTAAGTATGATAATGTATTTACAGATTATGTGCGTCCCTGAAGAAACGGCTACTGAGCGCCTACAATCTTCAGAAGAGGGCGCCTATCCAGTGGTGGATAACTCATGAGAAAAATGGGTTAGATGCATATTGCAGAACTGGAGGTGTGACATTGGTACAAActggtaaatatttaaatgtctttttttctgattcatgaaaaatatcCAATGATACTAATTATTGAACATGCTTAATGCTGTAAGGTACCATaaagttttgtacattttaatgtgatttggTACCTAATGACATCAACCAGTTACTGCATGTTAATATATTACACAATGCACAAATGATAATGTgatatgaataattaatttcaaaattggatTCATCTTCATCTGTGTTACAAAGCTCAtttcaatgtacattttaagTTCCCACCACTTTTCATTGACCTTCATGtatattacatttgtattgagatgaaaatgattataatactgTTAGTGGTACTTGCTATATTCAAGAATCACTAGTCTATGTATTATTGTTGAGAATGTTTGATTGTAAAGTATTGAAGTTTAATATTTGTAGTTTGCTGATAAATAAACAAGTAGAGATTTAGCTCTCTGTGTAATGCATCAACCTTGTTATCAAGAGGTTTGTGATTTGAGCCCCAGTATGGGTACATTCATTAATTGACCAGTGTCGTTAAACCATATTGTAGCTGATGCCTGTTTATGTGTATCTAATTTTGTACAGGCATTTGGCTTCATGAATCAGGCATCTTTGGGGCTTCACCTGATGGGTTTGTTCAAGGGGATTATTGTGGCCGCGTTCACCTTCAAGAGAAGGAACAGCCAGCAATGTCACCAGACTTCATCGAGGTGAAGTGCCCTTTCTCGGCCAAGGACATGACTATTACGGAGGCATGCCATTCAAACAATGACTTCTACCTAGGTATTTTCACTCATTTTATTCTCTAAGATGATTTTCAATATaagtgaaaaataataattttatctcTGGATTGTTGACACAGAAAAAGGTGGACATAAACTGTAAACACATATCACAAACTGTTAACTTGATTTATCGCTTGATTGAAGATGTTGATGCTGGTTGCTTATACCATTATATTGCAGTTAACTATCAActactattatttatttaacttaaagctgcactgtcacatattgattttttttattttttttatttttatcttggaatgagccattttttgcatatatatacatttatataaatgcCAGGAAACGAgtgatgtaagactgctgacataagagCAGATcgaagttttcatatttacgttttcaaaattgatgtacTATGGTTATAAGCGTTAATATTGCTCGAAgagaaatgaaattttcggcagttttccaaccaattgagatatgttctaTAGTGAGTTATCTcttatgactgaattgaaggcattgattccaaaatcagctgattctgagaccaaAAAAGAGGTCAAAACTGTC from Mya arenaria isolate MELC-2E11 chromosome 3, ASM2691426v1 harbors:
- the LOC128227090 gene encoding uncharacterized protein LOC128227090, whose translation is MKFIIYYLLVALHWILLEEPKPPQLPLPVIEDVLVSEGYFSSEDPRTYFRRSLVLSQEKITQIAFMTTGQRENSLWATARKLRFTASNFGQIIAASKRNRLCASLKKRLLSAYNLQKRAPIQWWITHEKNGLDAYCRTGGVTLVQTGIWLHESGIFGASPDGFVQGDYCGRVHLQEKEQPAMSPDFIEVKCPFSAKDMTITEACHSNNDFYLDLSPDGRMCLKRSHDYWHQIQGQLHITGTQCCDLVVWTTKAMQIVRILKDNSWAISMSSMIDFYMLTFLPSLK